The following coding sequences lie in one Populus trichocarpa isolate Nisqually-1 chromosome 14, P.trichocarpa_v4.1, whole genome shotgun sequence genomic window:
- the LOC7455426 gene encoding probable WRKY transcription factor 69 isoform X1, with protein MDSSPSRKLDSNVSELTPETQTSKRRKMVEKIVVRVRIGENAVKLKNEGPPSDFWSWRKYGQKPIKGSPYPRGYYRCSTSKGCSAKKQVERCRTDASVLIVTYTSNHNHPGPDLHDSNVNQQPRDPETPPTDLVDHPITPKQEKPEEETGERHDHPIMPSTDEDVSEGHNFHYLESPIRIPQDIMISQDYPFTENSEKSHDTLGIVFDEEPICCSRLMTFSAPKSEENNDFFDELEELPTSSSFTSFVRGNFFDERIPVVPS; from the exons ATGGATAGTTCTCCCTCTAGAAAATTGGACTCTAATGTTTCCGAACTCACCCCGGAAACTCAGACATCTAAAAGAAG GAAGATGGTTGAGAAGATTGTTGTTAGAGTGAGGATTGGAGAAAATGCTGTGAAATTAAAGAACGAAGGGCCACCTTCTGATTTCTGGTCTTGGAGGAAATATGGGCAAAAACCTATTAAAGGATCTCCTTATCCAAG GGGCTATTACAGGTGTAGTACATCGAAGGGCTGTTCAGCCAAGAAACAAGTGGAAAGATGCAGGACAGATGCTTCGGTACTCATCGTTACTTACACCTCAAATCACAACCATCCAGGTCCTGATCTCCATGACTCTAACGTGAACCAACAACCAAGAGATCCCGAAACCCCACCGACTGATCTTGTAGATCATCCCATAACTCCCAAACAAGAGAAACCAGAAGAAGAAACAGGAGAAAGGCACGATCATCCCATCATGCCAAGCACTGATGAAGATGTCAGTGAAGGTCACAATTTCCACTACTTAGAATCCCCAATAAGAATTCCTCAAGATATCATGATTAGCCAGGACTACCCTTTCACTGAGAACTCGGAGAAAAGTCATGACACATTGGGTATTGTCTTCGACGAAGAGCCCATCTGTTGCTCCAGACTGATGACATTTTCAGCACCCAAATCAGAAGAGAACAATGACTTCTTTGATGAGCTAGAAGAGCTACCCACATCTTCATCTTTCACTAGCTTCGTGAGGGGCAATTTTTTCGATGAAAGGATTCCTGTTGTCCCTTCTTga
- the LOC7455426 gene encoding probable WRKY transcription factor 65 isoform X2: protein MVEKIVVRVRIGENAVKLKNEGPPSDFWSWRKYGQKPIKGSPYPRGYYRCSTSKGCSAKKQVERCRTDASVLIVTYTSNHNHPGPDLHDSNVNQQPRDPETPPTDLVDHPITPKQEKPEEETGERHDHPIMPSTDEDVSEGHNFHYLESPIRIPQDIMISQDYPFTENSEKSHDTLGIVFDEEPICCSRLMTFSAPKSEENNDFFDELEELPTSSSFTSFVRGNFFDERIPVVPS from the exons ATGGTTGAGAAGATTGTTGTTAGAGTGAGGATTGGAGAAAATGCTGTGAAATTAAAGAACGAAGGGCCACCTTCTGATTTCTGGTCTTGGAGGAAATATGGGCAAAAACCTATTAAAGGATCTCCTTATCCAAG GGGCTATTACAGGTGTAGTACATCGAAGGGCTGTTCAGCCAAGAAACAAGTGGAAAGATGCAGGACAGATGCTTCGGTACTCATCGTTACTTACACCTCAAATCACAACCATCCAGGTCCTGATCTCCATGACTCTAACGTGAACCAACAACCAAGAGATCCCGAAACCCCACCGACTGATCTTGTAGATCATCCCATAACTCCCAAACAAGAGAAACCAGAAGAAGAAACAGGAGAAAGGCACGATCATCCCATCATGCCAAGCACTGATGAAGATGTCAGTGAAGGTCACAATTTCCACTACTTAGAATCCCCAATAAGAATTCCTCAAGATATCATGATTAGCCAGGACTACCCTTTCACTGAGAACTCGGAGAAAAGTCATGACACATTGGGTATTGTCTTCGACGAAGAGCCCATCTGTTGCTCCAGACTGATGACATTTTCAGCACCCAAATCAGAAGAGAACAATGACTTCTTTGATGAGCTAGAAGAGCTACCCACATCTTCATCTTTCACTAGCTTCGTGAGGGGCAATTTTTTCGATGAAAGGATTCCTGTTGTCCCTTCTTga